The Anaerobiospirillum thomasii genome includes the window TTTATTTTTTCTATATTAAACATATAATATGATCAAATTCATCATAAAGAGGAAATATATGACCGAAAGCACTACATTATTAACATTTGCCCCTAATTCAACTTTAAAACTAAGACGCAGGATAGTTATTGAAAAGGTGAAGGCGCTTTTAAGCAACAAAGAAAAAGAGGCTGTTATCAACGAATACAAAGCCTTAATTGATGAACTAGCACAAATTGATGATAGAGAAAAATCCAATGACCAAAGAATTTAAACACTGGATGAGTGAATCAATGAACAAAGAGGCTTTCTTGTTTGCCCTTATTTCAACAGTTCTATTTTTTGCAGTGGCAACACTGTTTGACTTTTTGGAGATTTTTTAATGACTGACTTACCAATAATTGAGGGTCTTACCTATGAGCAGGCAGGCGACATTCATGATAAGCGCACAGCCAAAATCAACCAAATGATCGCAGATAAAGGCCTTACAGGCTATGACAAATGGCTTGCAGAGCGTCAGTGCGGTCTTGGTGGCTCTGATGTGGCTGTAATCCTTGGCCTTAGCAAATACAAGAGCCCTTATGAGCTTTGGCTTGAAAAGACAGGACGTGCAGAGCCTTTCAAGGGCAATGATGCCACACACTGGGGTCAGAGACTTGAGGACGTTATAGCAGAAGAATACGCAGAGCGCACAGGCATGATGCTACACACCTGTCCGACTCTGAATGATAACACATGTTTTTGGCTGTTCGGCTCTCCTGATCGCATTGTAACAACCAAGGAGAATCCAAACTCACCTGTATCTATTTTAGAAATAAAAACAACAAGGCGCAACACAGCTACTAACGAGATAGACGACAACGGAGACACCGTCATGCTGTGGGGCCCTGGCAACAAGTACATAAATGGCAAGCTTGCCGTGCAGGATTCTCAAGTCCCTATGGAGTACATCTTACAAGTTCACGTGTATATGCTCCTTACCGGTGTCAGAACCTGTGACCTTGCTGTCCTAATGCAGACCTCTGACTATCGTGTCTATACCATTGACTTTGATCTAGAGGTAGCTGTTGAACTCCATAGGAACACATATGAGTGGTGGGTTAAGCATGTTCTTCTAGATCAGGAGCCTCCAAAGACTATCAAGGATCTAAAGAATGCAGAGCACTCAAGTGACTATGCTCAGGTAGATGCAGACATTAAAAACGCTGTCATTAGCTACAGAGAGATTAAGGACCAAATAAAGGCACTTGAAAAGCAGGCAGACACACTGCAAGAGAAGATAGTCACAGCTATCGGAGAAAACGAAGGCATTCAAGATGCAAACGGTGCCGTCCTGGCTACCTACAAGCTTCAAAAGGGCAGAATCTCAATCAATAAAGATCTCTTAGAGATTGAGCACCCA containing:
- a CDS encoding YqaJ viral recombinase family protein encodes the protein MTDLPIIEGLTYEQAGDIHDKRTAKINQMIADKGLTGYDKWLAERQCGLGGSDVAVILGLSKYKSPYELWLEKTGRAEPFKGNDATHWGQRLEDVIAEEYAERTGMMLHTCPTLNDNTCFWLFGSPDRIVTTKENPNSPVSILEIKTTRRNTATNEIDDNGDTVMLWGPGNKYINGKLAVQDSQVPMEYILQVHVYMLLTGVRTCDLAVLMQTSDYRVYTIDFDLEVAVELHRNTYEWWVKHVLLDQEPPKTIKDLKNAEHSSDYAQVDADIKNAVISYREIKDQIKALEKQADTLQEKIVTAIGENEGIQDANGAVLATYKLQKGRISINKDLLEIEHPELYARYRVQGANFRVLRTKAIN